The following proteins come from a genomic window of Lolium rigidum isolate FL_2022 chromosome 5, APGP_CSIRO_Lrig_0.1, whole genome shotgun sequence:
- the LOC124658013 gene encoding NAC domain-containing protein 22-like — protein MGSLSVPMENWQQDYPALNTDPSGADHLKMIEHLRQIRAGPVVEELDITKLPPWDLRRCFPLLSKHLLGTRAKEWETQHGPWKFKTGSFSVVLGGHDMLSVGAKRTMEFYQNGTATDWAMDQYFGLARMMGRLVMEDDVTLCHVYQQKRKGPLTEREYSAPMENLGGNFAIEGYDVDALLACLPPSFHENRTNQNHQAANNQEAAVLPKPKRKSDVWNDFTEIYVKDLDGKLKQEYAMCNFCHMLLIAPSSHGTNTLWKHTGSCRCKRQTQ, from the exons ATGGGATCCCTGTCCGTTCCGATGGAAAATTGGCAGCAGGATTACCCTGCCCTGAATACTGACCCTTCCGGCGCCGACCATCTGAAGATGATAGAGCACCTCCGCCAAATAAGGGCGGGGCCGGTGGTTGAGGAACTCGACATCACTAAGCTGCCCCCATGGGATCTCCGCCGGTGCTTCCCCTTATTGAGCAAGCACTTGCTAGGGACGAGGGCGAAGGAATGGGAGACACAGCATGGGCCGTGGAAGTTCAAAACAGGCTCGTTCTCCGTCGTGCTGGGCGGGCACGACATGTTGTCCGTGGGCGCGAAGAGGACCATGGAGTTCTACCAAAATGGTACTGCTACGGATTGGGCCATGGATCAATACTTCGGGCTGGCACGCATGATGGGTCGCCTTGTGATGGAG GACGATGTGACGCTTTGCCATGTATACCAGCAGAAACGCAAAG GGCCGCTCACTGAAAGAGAGTATTCAGCTCCCATGGAAAACCTCGGGGGTAATTTTGCGATTGAAGGGTATGACGTGG ATGCATTGCTAGCCTGTCTTCCGCCATCCTTCCATGAGAACAGGACAAACCAGAATCACCAAGCGGCAAACAATCAGGAGGCTGCTGTACTACCGAAGCCAAAGCGCAAATCAGATGTTTGGAATGATTTCACCGAGATATATGTGAAAGATCTTGATGGCAAACTCAAACAAGAGTACGCGATGTGCAACTTCTGCCACATGCTGCTAATAGCTCCATCAAGTCACGGCACAAACACCCTATGGAAACACACTGGATCCTGCCGATGCAAACGCCAAACCCAGTAG